Proteins encoded within one genomic window of Brachybacterium sp. P6-10-X1:
- a CDS encoding ABC transporter permease, which produces MSTVNSSMAEETAAPRANTLRSFNFSARFWVSLVIVACVILMSLAGFIYPTGPAEKVGSLYDPPGNGLLMGTDNFGHDVIAVLMAGTRTSLIIGLVAGIVATTIGVGVGLLAGYVGGWFEELLMGVTNVVLAIPAIVVLILISMSLPSSTIWSLAIVIGITSWPWTARAVRAQASSVATREHIDVARLSGVRLPGILVKDVLPYILSYAVMAFVLQVAGAILAEAALSMLGLGPSGVNSLGTQLHWALAFQAVASGAWWAFLPPTLVLTLVSFGFLLLQASLDEVFNPRLRRGKRKQMKQAAARREEEARLLAEQAADPAARADPGAPADPAASGTHQHPERSEAGDPV; this is translated from the coding sequence ATGTCGACCGTGAACAGCTCCATGGCCGAGGAGACGGCCGCACCGCGGGCGAACACCCTGCGCTCGTTCAACTTCTCCGCCCGGTTCTGGGTCTCCCTCGTCATCGTGGCGTGCGTGATCCTGATGAGCCTGGCCGGATTCATCTACCCGACGGGGCCGGCGGAGAAGGTGGGCTCGCTCTACGACCCGCCGGGCAACGGGCTGCTGATGGGCACCGACAACTTCGGCCACGACGTCATCGCCGTGCTGATGGCCGGGACCCGCACCTCGCTGATCATCGGCCTGGTCGCCGGGATCGTCGCCACCACCATCGGCGTGGGCGTCGGCCTGCTGGCCGGCTACGTCGGCGGTTGGTTCGAGGAGCTCCTGATGGGCGTGACCAACGTGGTCCTGGCCATCCCGGCGATCGTCGTGCTGATCCTGATCTCGATGTCGCTGCCCAGCAGCACCATCTGGTCGCTCGCGATCGTCATCGGGATCACATCCTGGCCCTGGACGGCCAGGGCGGTGCGGGCGCAGGCCTCCTCGGTCGCCACCCGTGAGCACATCGACGTGGCCCGGCTGTCCGGGGTGCGTCTGCCCGGCATCCTGGTCAAGGACGTGCTGCCCTACATCCTGTCCTACGCCGTGATGGCGTTCGTGCTGCAGGTCGCCGGCGCGATCCTCGCCGAGGCCGCGCTGTCGATGCTGGGCCTGGGCCCCTCCGGGGTCAATTCACTGGGCACCCAACTGCACTGGGCGCTGGCCTTCCAGGCCGTCGCCAGCGGTGCCTGGTGGGCGTTCCTGCCGCCGACGCTGGTGCTGACCCTCGTCTCCTTCGGCTTCCTGCTGCTGCAGGCCAGCCTCGACGAGGTCTTCAACCCTCGCCTGCGCCGCGGCAAGCGCAAGCAGATGAAGCAGGCCGCCGCCCGCCGCGAGGAGGAGGCGCGGCTCCTGGCGGAACAGGCCGCCGACCCCGCTGCTCGCGCCGACCCAGGTGCTCCCGCCGACCCCGCTGCGTCGGGCACGCATCAGCACCCCGAGCGATCCGAAGCAGGTGATCCGGTATGA
- a CDS encoding ABC transporter ATP-binding protein, protein MTDERTSTGGAPPAADAAASRGATLARARNIRCVYGGGEQDFTAVDGVSVQLGEGEILGLAGESGCGKTTLGNALAMIATPPLYVLSGTLEIDGEEIDLSTLHTTDLARHRPYRGRTVAMLPQGAMNSISPTLRISSLVKDVMRAHDPKVTKDEALDLARERLTMLEMPVRVLDSYAHQLSGGMKQRMITVISTLQNPRLLIADEPTSALDVSSQRMLVEMLLAMVEQGIMSGVIFVTHDLPVLSQVSDRLAIMNAGRLVETGPTRRLVEDPQHEYTRTLLSSVLDPSHETRRRGVARRIGTHATPTTSTTPSTSTSTSTEEVGTP, encoded by the coding sequence ATGACCGACGAGCGCACGAGCACCGGCGGCGCCCCGCCCGCCGCCGACGCCGCCGCCTCCCGCGGCGCCACGCTGGCCAGGGCCCGGAACATCCGCTGCGTCTACGGCGGCGGCGAGCAGGACTTCACCGCGGTCGACGGCGTCTCCGTCCAGCTCGGTGAGGGGGAGATCCTGGGGCTGGCGGGGGAGTCGGGCTGCGGCAAGACGACCCTCGGCAATGCGCTGGCGATGATCGCCACCCCGCCGTTGTACGTGCTCTCCGGGACCCTCGAGATCGATGGGGAGGAGATCGACCTGTCGACCCTGCACACCACCGACCTCGCCCGGCATCGGCCCTATCGGGGGCGGACCGTCGCGATGCTCCCGCAGGGCGCGATGAACTCCATCAGCCCGACGCTGCGGATCTCCAGCCTGGTCAAGGACGTCATGCGCGCCCACGATCCGAAGGTCACCAAGGACGAGGCGCTCGACCTGGCCCGGGAGCGGCTGACGATGCTCGAGATGCCGGTGCGAGTGCTGGACTCCTACGCCCACCAGCTCTCCGGAGGCATGAAGCAGCGCATGATCACCGTGATCTCCACGCTGCAGAACCCCCGGCTGCTGATCGCGGACGAACCCACCTCGGCCCTGGACGTCTCCAGCCAGCGCATGCTGGTGGAGATGCTGCTGGCGATGGTCGAGCAGGGGATCATGTCCGGCGTCATCTTCGTGACCCATGACCTGCCCGTGCTCTCCCAGGTCTCTGACCGGCTCGCGATCATGAACGCGGGACGGCTGGTCGAGACCGGGCCCACGCGCCGCCTGGTCGAGGATCCACAGCACGAGTACACCCGCACCCTGCTGTCCTCGGTGCTCGACCCCAGCCACGAGACCCGACGGCGCGGGGTGGCACGGCGCATCGGCACGCACGCCACCCCGACCACGAGTACGACCCCGAGCACGAGCACGAGCACGAGCACCGAAGAGGTGGGCACACCATGA
- a CDS encoding Gfo/Idh/MocA family protein gives MSSSTTPVGVGFIGVGVISDTYLENLGSFPDVEVLILGDLDTERAASQATKHGVPASGTAQDVLDHPDVQVVVNLTIPAVHAEISSAAVAAGKHVWTEKPLGLDRESTSSLLALAEQNGVRVGCAPDTVLGPGVQTAKREIAKGTIGRPLFAQTSMQYQGPEVFHPNPGFLFAKGAGPLLDIGPYYFTTLVSLFGTVSAVAAMGVKATEERTIQVGDKAGETFPVEVPSTISVLTQFEAGQTGTSLVSFDSPLARQGVVEIHGTEGSLVVPDPNTFEGRIAYVRPFESFGEQPPEQEWIEVPQEGIVTGRGLGLLDMVRAIAEGRPHVASGELGYHVLDVMLSAEESAASGEFVTVDSSVAEVPLLSEGFDPFARTV, from the coding sequence ATGAGCAGCTCCACCACCCCCGTCGGTGTCGGCTTCATCGGCGTCGGCGTCATCTCCGACACCTACCTCGAGAACCTCGGCTCGTTCCCGGACGTCGAGGTCCTGATCCTCGGCGACCTCGACACCGAACGGGCCGCCTCCCAGGCGACGAAGCACGGCGTGCCCGCCTCCGGCACCGCGCAGGACGTGCTGGATCACCCGGACGTGCAGGTCGTCGTCAACCTCACGATCCCGGCCGTGCACGCCGAGATCTCCTCCGCCGCGGTCGCCGCCGGCAAGCACGTGTGGACCGAGAAGCCCCTGGGCCTGGACCGCGAGTCCACGTCGTCCCTGCTGGCCCTGGCCGAGCAGAACGGAGTGCGGGTCGGCTGCGCGCCCGACACCGTCCTCGGCCCCGGTGTCCAGACCGCCAAGCGCGAGATCGCCAAGGGCACCATCGGGCGCCCCCTGTTCGCCCAGACCTCCATGCAGTACCAGGGCCCTGAGGTCTTCCACCCGAACCCCGGCTTCCTGTTCGCCAAGGGCGCGGGTCCGCTGCTGGACATCGGGCCGTACTACTTCACCACCCTGGTGAGCCTGTTCGGGACCGTCTCGGCGGTCGCCGCGATGGGCGTGAAGGCCACGGAGGAGCGCACCATCCAGGTGGGCGACAAGGCGGGAGAGACCTTCCCCGTCGAGGTCCCCTCGACGATCTCCGTGCTCACCCAGTTCGAGGCCGGCCAGACCGGCACCTCCCTGGTCAGCTTCGATTCGCCGCTGGCCCGTCAGGGCGTCGTCGAGATCCACGGCACCGAGGGCTCGCTCGTGGTCCCGGATCCGAACACGTTCGAGGGTCGCATCGCCTACGTGCGCCCCTTCGAGTCCTTCGGCGAGCAGCCCCCGGAGCAGGAGTGGATCGAGGTCCCGCAGGAGGGGATCGTCACCGGACGCGGCCTGGGTCTGCTGGACATGGTCCGCGCGATCGCCGAGGGTCGTCCGCATGTGGCCAGCGGCGAGCTCGGCTACCACGTGCTCGACGTGATGCTCTCCGCCGAGGAGTCCGCGGCCTCCGGCGAGTTCGTCACCGTCGACAGCTCGGTCGCCGAGGTACCGCTGCTGTCCGAGGGCTTCGACCCCTTCGCGCGCACGGTCTGA
- a CDS encoding OsmC family protein, translated as MSGATVQAHLKSVRAHGEWRGRMRTESQVRSFTVVSDEPEPVGGTDTAPTPMELIAGAVNGCLSVVIETVAGELGLTLVALETTSHAHMDVRGFQGTAEVSPHFRDYLLTLTLDIDGDEETRDELRRLSEKRCPAVNLVRDAGVDLVIDWQFVPHGT; from the coding sequence ATGAGCGGGGCGACCGTGCAGGCGCACCTGAAATCCGTCCGCGCCCACGGGGAGTGGCGGGGCCGGATGCGCACCGAGAGCCAGGTGCGCTCCTTCACCGTGGTCAGCGACGAGCCGGAGCCCGTGGGCGGCACGGACACGGCACCGACCCCGATGGAGCTGATCGCCGGCGCCGTGAACGGATGCCTGAGCGTGGTGATCGAGACCGTCGCCGGCGAGCTGGGCCTCACGCTGGTCGCCCTGGAGACCACCTCGCACGCCCACATGGACGTGCGCGGCTTCCAGGGCACCGCCGAGGTCTCCCCACACTTCCGGGACTATCTGCTGACGCTCACCCTGGACATCGACGGGGACGAGGAGACCCGCGACGAGCTCCGGCGGCTCAGCGAGAAGCGCTGCCCGGCCGTGAACCTGGTGCGCGATGCCGGCGTGGATCTCGTGATCGACTGGCAGTTCGTCCCGCACGGGACCTGA
- a CDS encoding sugar phosphate isomerase/epimerase → MALPNASIQLYTLAAEFSADMNGSLDKLAGIGLRTVEAFDFVRRPAEIRAALDRAGLSSPTGHAPLLSDELWTPDGSIPTPANEVVFEAAAEIGMKTVIEPMVAADRWLTEDGVKDIAERLNAASEKAKDFGLSVGYHNHAQEFVASFDGQTAYERFLDLVDPSVVIELDLFWALAGQQDVVALVNTLGDRLAAIHVKDGIAPASNPFAPDAPAFSSDSLDQRHAGDGEVPTIEAMQAATAVQYAVIEYDKAPGDVFEDIADSYTFLIEKGLAA, encoded by the coding sequence ATGGCCTTGCCCAACGCTTCCATCCAGCTCTACACGCTGGCCGCCGAGTTCTCGGCGGACATGAACGGGTCGCTCGACAAGCTCGCCGGGATCGGCCTGCGCACCGTCGAGGCGTTCGACTTCGTGCGCCGCCCGGCGGAGATCCGCGCCGCTCTCGACCGGGCCGGCCTGAGCTCCCCGACCGGTCACGCGCCGCTGCTCTCGGACGAGCTGTGGACCCCGGACGGCTCGATCCCCACCCCGGCCAACGAGGTCGTCTTCGAGGCCGCCGCCGAGATCGGCATGAAGACCGTCATCGAGCCGATGGTCGCCGCCGACCGATGGCTCACCGAGGACGGTGTGAAGGACATCGCCGAGCGCCTCAACGCCGCCTCCGAGAAGGCGAAGGATTTCGGACTGAGCGTCGGCTACCACAACCACGCGCAGGAGTTCGTGGCCTCGTTCGACGGGCAGACCGCCTACGAGCGCTTCCTCGACCTGGTCGATCCCTCCGTCGTGATCGAGCTGGACCTCTTCTGGGCCCTGGCCGGCCAGCAGGATGTCGTCGCCCTCGTGAACACGCTCGGCGATCGCCTCGCCGCGATCCATGTCAAGGACGGCATCGCCCCGGCCTCGAACCCCTTCGCCCCCGATGCCCCGGCGTTCAGCTCCGACAGCCTCGACCAGCGCCACGCCGGCGACGGCGAGGTGCCCACCATCGAGGCGATGCAGGCGGCCACGGCCGTGCAGTACGCCGTCATCGAGTACGACAAGGCGCCCGGCGACGTCTTCGAGGACATCGCCGACAGCTACACCTTCCTCATCGAGAAGGGCCTGGCAGCATGA
- a CDS encoding ABC transporter ATP-binding protein: MSETGTDLPRDAASAGREAAFTARRGAGDILLSCQNITKEFSVAGSKITAVDDVSLEFPETSVLAVVGESGSGKSTLARMLLRLMPATSGTITFRGQDVTHLHGRGLRQYWTEVQAVFQDPFSSFNQFFTVGSLLRRGLSLAKVPADEADALIAECLGYVDMTPKETLHKFPHQLSGGQRQRVMVARALMMRPKVLLADEATSMLDATLRVNVLNVLHDLKNELGMTILFITHDIGQACYLADRVAVMERGSVVERGTTEEVIFAPQADYTRRLLSDVPDLRGSLKS; encoded by the coding sequence ATGAGCGAGACCGGCACTGACCTCCCGCGCGATGCGGCCAGCGCCGGGCGCGAGGCGGCGTTCACCGCCCGTCGCGGCGCGGGAGACATCCTCCTGTCCTGCCAGAACATCACCAAGGAGTTCTCCGTCGCCGGATCGAAGATCACGGCCGTCGACGACGTCAGCCTCGAGTTCCCCGAGACCAGCGTGCTGGCCGTGGTGGGGGAGTCCGGATCCGGCAAGTCGACGCTGGCGAGGATGCTGCTGCGCCTGATGCCGGCGACCTCGGGCACCATCACCTTCCGCGGCCAGGACGTCACCCACCTGCACGGTCGCGGACTGCGGCAGTACTGGACGGAGGTCCAGGCGGTCTTCCAGGACCCCTTCTCCTCCTTCAACCAGTTCTTCACCGTGGGATCCCTGCTCCGCCGTGGCCTCTCGCTCGCCAAGGTCCCGGCCGACGAGGCCGACGCCCTCATCGCCGAGTGCCTGGGCTACGTCGACATGACGCCGAAGGAGACCCTGCACAAGTTCCCCCACCAGCTCTCCGGCGGGCAGCGACAGCGCGTCATGGTGGCCCGCGCCCTGATGATGCGCCCGAAGGTGCTGCTGGCCGACGAGGCGACCAGCATGCTCGATGCCACACTGCGGGTGAACGTGCTGAACGTCCTGCACGACCTGAAGAACGAGCTGGGCATGACCATTCTGTTCATCACCCACGACATCGGGCAGGCCTGCTACCTCGCCGATCGCGTCGCCGTGATGGAACGCGGGTCGGTGGTGGAGCGCGGCACCACCGAGGAGGTCATCTTCGCCCCGCAGGCCGATTACACCAGACGTCTGCTCTCCGATGTCCCCGATCTGCGGGGAAGCCTGAAGTCATAG
- a CDS encoding MFS transporter, translating into MPTRAYWGDEGRPHRAVLDGTMREPLALRGFRSYWVAGTIGALGLSAMTVAVDVLVIDVLGASEGQVGLVRAAQFLPHLLLGLVAGAYVDRWRRRPTIVIASLAQSALLLAIPLLLLAAALSIPAIIGLLFAIGCCTVLISAAEKSYLPDLVPRRSLVLANARLGQSVTVAQTSGPALGGLLISVLSAPAALLVPVIGRVIGAVMLARIRRPEPAPHPQPPRLLRGIGEGLRFLYRHRTLTPLALSTHVWFVANSIAVTVLSLFVLRGLGWSAGAYGLVLASAGVGGLLGALAAHRAARSVGEGDVIISARILCALAWAATALTPNGAAPGVAVAYLCVVQLIYGFSMGIEEPSEMAYQQAAAPRSMLGRVNASMRSVNRSAAVIGALIGGILAGAVGFRPTFAIVAVVFAAAVSLVLLSPLRNGRSGLEQDSQG; encoded by the coding sequence ATGCCGACCCGCGCATACTGGGGCGATGAAGGCCGACCGCACCGCGCCGTCCTGGACGGCACGATGAGGGAGCCGCTCGCCCTGCGCGGATTCCGCAGCTATTGGGTAGCCGGCACGATCGGGGCGCTCGGGCTGTCGGCCATGACCGTCGCCGTCGATGTGCTGGTCATCGACGTCCTGGGCGCCTCGGAGGGGCAGGTCGGGCTGGTGCGTGCCGCCCAGTTCCTACCGCATCTGCTGCTCGGGCTCGTGGCGGGCGCATACGTCGACCGGTGGCGCCGTCGGCCGACGATCGTCATCGCCTCTCTCGCCCAGTCCGCGCTGCTGCTCGCCATCCCCCTGCTGCTACTCGCCGCTGCGCTCTCGATCCCGGCGATCATCGGGCTGCTGTTCGCGATCGGGTGCTGCACCGTGCTGATTTCCGCCGCGGAGAAGTCCTATCTGCCCGACCTCGTGCCGCGACGATCCCTGGTCCTCGCCAATGCGCGTCTGGGTCAGTCCGTCACCGTCGCCCAGACCTCCGGTCCTGCGCTCGGCGGGCTGCTGATCAGCGTTCTCAGTGCGCCGGCCGCGCTGCTCGTCCCGGTGATCGGTCGCGTGATCGGCGCGGTGATGCTTGCACGGATCCGCCGCCCGGAGCCGGCTCCCCACCCGCAGCCGCCCCGCCTGCTCCGGGGCATCGGCGAGGGGCTGCGCTTCCTGTACCGCCATCGCACGCTGACTCCGTTGGCGCTGTCGACCCATGTCTGGTTCGTGGCCAACAGCATCGCCGTGACCGTGCTGAGCCTGTTCGTCCTGCGAGGGCTCGGATGGTCCGCCGGGGCGTACGGGTTGGTGCTCGCCTCGGCCGGCGTCGGCGGTCTGCTCGGCGCTCTGGCCGCGCACCGTGCCGCGCGGAGCGTCGGGGAGGGGGACGTGATCATCTCGGCCCGGATCCTGTGTGCGCTGGCCTGGGCCGCCACCGCCCTGACGCCGAACGGGGCCGCACCGGGGGTCGCGGTGGCGTATCTCTGCGTCGTTCAGCTGATCTACGGATTCTCGATGGGCATCGAGGAACCCAGCGAGATGGCGTACCAGCAGGCGGCGGCGCCGCGCTCGATGCTGGGTCGCGTCAATGCCTCGATGCGGTCGGTGAACCGCTCCGCCGCCGTGATCGGCGCGCTGATCGGGGGCATCCTCGCCGGCGCCGTCGGATTCCGGCCGACGTTCGCGATCGTCGCTGTCGTCTTCGCCGCGGCCGTCTCCCTCGTCCTCCTCTCTCCCCTGCGCAACGGCAGGAGCGGGCTGGAGCAGGACTCACAGGGGTAG
- a CDS encoding MFS transporter, with amino-acid sequence MTAVDLDSAPGGPPGPHAPRLQVRVLSSAFIGTTVEWYDFYLYGTAAALIFNTQFFPSHSAVAGTLGAFATFAVGFIARPVGGIVAGHLGDRVGRKAILVASLITMGAASTAIGLLPTYESIGVLAVFGLVLLRLLQGLACGAEWGGSALLSVEHAPRGLRGFFGSFTQVGSAAGMLLATGSFAVVQALTTTEQFEAFGWRLPFLASSVLVVFGIIIRTGISDAPAFRALKAGDRVERAPLKEVLRHHRRALLITIGLRLAQPGLFAILAIYLINYLDHRRGDASSGVTAVLIGSAVGLVSGPLWGAASDRVGRKPLAVASILGISVFIWPFFAFLDAGPIVALPLMMILGMNILHDSIYGPQAAWFAEQFPLSVRYTGVSVGCQVGTVLSGGLTPVIAASLLLVGNDTPWLICLYITVLCALSLVAALAAKDPVRDRSIDPLTIDDFEETR; translated from the coding sequence ATGACAGCGGTCGACCTCGACAGCGCCCCCGGCGGTCCGCCCGGCCCCCATGCCCCTCGTCTGCAGGTGCGCGTGCTGTCGTCGGCGTTCATCGGCACCACGGTGGAGTGGTACGACTTCTACCTCTACGGCACGGCCGCCGCCCTCATCTTCAACACCCAGTTCTTCCCCTCGCACTCCGCCGTCGCCGGCACCCTGGGCGCCTTCGCGACCTTCGCGGTCGGCTTCATCGCCCGCCCCGTGGGCGGCATCGTCGCCGGGCACCTCGGCGATCGCGTCGGTCGCAAGGCGATCCTCGTCGCCTCGCTGATCACGATGGGCGCCGCCTCCACGGCGATCGGCCTGCTGCCCACCTACGAGAGCATCGGTGTGCTGGCCGTGTTCGGACTGGTGCTGCTGCGCCTGCTCCAGGGACTGGCCTGCGGTGCCGAATGGGGTGGGTCCGCGCTGCTCTCGGTCGAGCACGCACCGCGGGGGCTGCGCGGTTTCTTCGGCAGTTTCACCCAGGTCGGCTCCGCCGCCGGGATGCTGCTGGCCACGGGATCCTTCGCCGTCGTCCAGGCGCTGACCACCACGGAGCAGTTCGAGGCCTTCGGCTGGCGGCTGCCGTTCCTGGCGAGCTCCGTGCTCGTGGTGTTCGGCATCATCATCCGCACCGGGATCTCCGATGCCCCCGCCTTCCGGGCCCTGAAGGCCGGGGACCGCGTCGAGAGAGCCCCGCTGAAGGAGGTGCTGCGCCACCACCGCCGGGCCCTGCTGATCACGATCGGCCTGCGACTGGCCCAGCCGGGTCTGTTCGCGATCCTGGCGATATACCTGATCAACTACCTCGACCATCGCCGGGGCGATGCCTCCTCCGGCGTCACCGCCGTGCTGATCGGCTCCGCGGTCGGCCTGGTCTCCGGACCGCTGTGGGGTGCCGCCTCCGACCGCGTCGGCCGTAAGCCCCTCGCCGTGGCTTCGATCCTCGGCATCTCCGTGTTCATCTGGCCGTTCTTCGCCTTCCTCGACGCCGGCCCGATCGTGGCGCTGCCGCTGATGATGATCCTGGGGATGAACATCCTGCACGACTCGATCTACGGCCCCCAGGCCGCCTGGTTCGCCGAGCAGTTCCCGCTGTCGGTGCGCTACACCGGCGTCTCCGTCGGCTGTCAGGTCGGCACCGTGCTCTCCGGCGGCCTCACCCCCGTGATCGCCGCCTCCCTGCTGCTGGTCGGGAACGACACCCCCTGGTTGATCTGCCTGTACATCACGGTGCTGTGCGCCCTGTCCCTCGTCGCGGCCCTGGCCGCGAAGGACCCGGTCCGTGACCGCTCCATCGACCCCCTGACCATCGACGACTTCGAGGAGACCCGATGA
- a CDS encoding TetR/AcrR family transcriptional regulator, with product MTTEESADPVGTRPPTIGRAGSYSKGVARRQEILDRAIDVFRERGADGTSLRRIATAIGVSHAALLHYFDSREQLLVAVYEHAESKRDAAKTYDDSISALDVLVKAAMLNIGVPGMVELYTTLLASSLAVDASPSTEFFTARFARIRDELTVRLIAEQEDGRIRDDVDPADIAALLISASDGLQIQWLLEPSVELERTLETFAVLLAPPGHETS from the coding sequence ATGACCACCGAGGAGAGCGCCGATCCCGTCGGAACCCGGCCCCCGACCATCGGCCGCGCCGGGTCGTACTCCAAGGGCGTCGCGCGTCGACAGGAGATCCTCGACCGCGCCATCGACGTGTTCCGGGAGCGCGGGGCCGACGGCACCTCGCTGCGACGCATCGCCACCGCCATCGGCGTCTCCCACGCGGCGCTGCTGCACTACTTCGACTCCCGCGAGCAGCTGCTGGTGGCGGTCTACGAGCACGCGGAGTCCAAGCGGGACGCCGCGAAGACGTACGACGATTCGATCTCGGCGCTGGACGTGCTGGTCAAGGCCGCAATGCTCAACATCGGGGTGCCCGGGATGGTGGAGCTGTACACGACCTTGCTGGCGTCCTCTCTCGCGGTCGACGCCAGCCCTTCCACCGAGTTCTTCACCGCACGATTCGCCCGGATCCGGGACGAGCTCACGGTGCGTCTGATCGCCGAGCAGGAGGACGGCCGGATCCGTGACGACGTGGATCCGGCCGACATCGCTGCCCTGCTCATCTCGGCCTCGGACGGTCTGCAGATCCAGTGGCTGTTGGAGCCCTCGGTCGAGCTCGAGCGCACCCTGGAGACCTTCGCGGTGCTGCTGGCCCCACCCGGGCACGAGACGTCCTGA
- a CDS encoding LLM class flavin-dependent oxidoreductase, with protein sequence MTTPILLNAFEMLVPAFQSPGLWRHPDDRSREYNRLDYWTHLARTLEDGGFSGVFLADILGQYDVFGGDGDAAMRGGVQYPILDPSVIIPAIAAQTSTIGVGVTASTTYEHPYLLARRFTTLDHFTDGRVGWNIVTSYQDSAARNLGLSGQAPHDQRYDRAEEYMDVVYKLWEASIDDDAIVVDADAGIFVDPERVRRIDHLGEHFSVPGPALAEPSRQRTPLLFQAGASPRGLAFAAKHAEAIFYNGPTPQIVRGWVDTVRGDLVAAGRAADAVKIFTMATVITAETDEEARAKYADYQRYVDPEAALALFGGWTGVDLAGADIDAPIEHLETEAHQSALSTFTKLDPDRVWTIREMANFISIGGRGPVIVGSPTTVVDELERWREEADVDGFNLSSVIRPGGQEDFVRHVSPELRRRGLLAEQRPGATFREAVLGKGPRLAEDHRGASFRLAAAGADA encoded by the coding sequence ATGACCACGCCGATCTTGCTCAACGCCTTCGAGATGCTGGTGCCGGCCTTCCAGTCCCCGGGCCTGTGGCGCCACCCCGACGACCGCAGCCGCGAGTACAACCGTCTGGACTACTGGACCCATCTGGCCCGCACTCTCGAGGACGGCGGCTTCTCCGGAGTCTTCCTGGCCGACATCCTGGGCCAGTACGACGTCTTCGGCGGCGACGGCGACGCCGCGATGCGCGGGGGAGTGCAGTACCCGATCCTCGACCCGAGCGTCATCATCCCCGCCATCGCCGCGCAGACCTCCACGATCGGCGTCGGAGTCACCGCCTCGACCACCTACGAGCACCCCTACCTCCTCGCCCGCCGTTTCACCACGTTGGACCATTTCACCGATGGCCGCGTCGGCTGGAACATCGTCACCTCCTACCAGGACTCCGCCGCTCGCAATCTCGGCCTGTCGGGGCAGGCCCCGCACGATCAGCGCTACGACCGCGCCGAGGAGTACATGGACGTGGTCTACAAGCTGTGGGAGGCCTCGATCGACGACGACGCGATCGTCGTGGACGCCGATGCCGGCATCTTCGTCGATCCGGAGCGGGTGCGGCGCATCGACCACCTCGGCGAGCACTTCTCCGTCCCGGGCCCGGCGCTTGCCGAGCCCTCCCGCCAGCGCACCCCGCTGCTGTTCCAGGCCGGCGCCTCCCCGCGCGGGCTCGCCTTCGCCGCGAAGCACGCCGAGGCGATCTTCTACAACGGGCCGACGCCGCAGATCGTGCGCGGCTGGGTCGACACGGTCCGCGGCGACCTCGTCGCCGCCGGGCGCGCGGCCGACGCGGTCAAGATCTTCACCATGGCCACCGTGATCACGGCGGAGACGGACGAGGAAGCCCGCGCGAAGTACGCGGATTACCAGCGCTACGTCGACCCCGAGGCGGCGCTCGCCCTGTTCGGCGGCTGGACCGGCGTGGATCTGGCCGGTGCGGACATCGACGCCCCGATCGAGCACCTGGAGACCGAGGCCCACCAGTCCGCGCTGAGCACCTTCACGAAGCTCGACCCCGACCGCGTCTGGACGATCCGGGAGATGGCGAACTTCATCAGCATCGGTGGTCGCGGGCCGGTGATCGTCGGCTCTCCCACCACGGTGGTCGACGAGCTGGAGCGCTGGCGCGAGGAGGCCGATGTGGACGGCTTCAACCTCTCCAGCGTGATACGCCCCGGCGGCCAGGAGGACTTCGTCCGCCACGTGTCCCCGGAGCTGCGCCGCCGCGGACTGCTCGCCGAGCAGCGTCCGGGAGCCACGTTCCGCGAGGCCGTGCTCGGGAAAGGTCCGCGCCTGGCCGAGGACCATCGCGGCGCCTCGTTCCGTCTCGCCGCCGCGGGAGCGGACGCATGA